In the genome of Candidatus Eisenbacteria bacterium, one region contains:
- a CDS encoding VanZ family protein, whose amino-acid sequence MTVPEPLSGGPGPRGRALFLFYWLPVLGYAAFILVLSSIPGSRVPSPFPFVDKLAHLLEYSLFGLLVGRAIRFTWGGSGRIVVILTAIGIGAAMGLLDELYQGTVSGRTTDAADWLVDVLAVSAAVALTQIVPARPLRDGIQE is encoded by the coding sequence TTGACCGTCCCTGAGCCGTTGTCGGGAGGGCCCGGTCCTCGAGGCCGGGCCCTCTTTCTGTTCTACTGGCTTCCGGTCCTCGGGTACGCCGCCTTCATCCTCGTCCTCTCCTCGATTCCAGGCTCCAGGGTTCCGAGTCCGTTCCCGTTCGTGGACAAGCTGGCGCACTTGTTGGAGTATTCGCTGTTCGGTCTCCTCGTGGGCCGCGCGATCCGGTTCACGTGGGGTGGCAGCGGCCGGATCGTGGTGATCCTCACCGCGATCGGAATCGGCGCCGCGATGGGACTCCTGGACGAGCTCTACCAGGGAACCGTCTCCGGGCGCACGACGGACGCGGCCGACTGGCTCGTCGACGTGCTCGCGGTGTCGGCCGCGGTGGCGCTCACGCAGATCGTCCCGGCGCGACCCCTCCGCGACGGAATCCAGGAGTAA